From the genome of Nicotiana sylvestris chromosome 2, ASM39365v2, whole genome shotgun sequence, one region includes:
- the LOC104225242 gene encoding dof zinc finger protein DOF3.2-like, translating into MEQGRSGGESDRNQQRKMKMPENLSAVAPPPQPPPQKCPRCDSNNTKFCYYNNYSLTQPRYFCKTCRRYWTQGGTLRNVPVGGGRRKGKCTTRGGGGSSSSSAGESSSRSSQGAQLPPVVALNMTTNLSAAAAFFSGNSISRSQPLNSLYSSGGFLPSLAAMQSQGVNQPSNSPFGGTSNTVLLQGFHNLPKEPQQSGFYQMVNKEKSNESSFYLSDQTLQFQPTRPMGSWTQRFINNNMDSWNSSAGSSSGSGGATNSTTAGSSLSPNQWPDMPGFGPSP; encoded by the coding sequence ATGGAGCAAGGAAGATCTGGAGGAGAGAGTGATCGGAATCAGCAACGAAAAATGAAAATGCCGGAAAACCTCTCAGCGGTGGCACCACCGCCGCAGCCACCGCCGCAGAAATGCCCTCGTTGTGATTCAAACAACACTAAGTTTTGCTACTACAACAACTACAGTTTGACTCAGCCACGGTATTTCTGCAAGACCTGTAGGAGGTATTGGACTCAAGGTGGAACCCTAAGGAATGTCCCCGTCGGCGGTGGTCGCCGGAAAGGAAAATGCACGACGAGAGGCGGCGGCGGTTCATCTTCCTCATCAGCCGGTGAAAGCTCATCAAGATCTTCTCAAGGCGCTCAGCTTCCACCGGTAGTAGCCTTAAATATGACAACCAATTTGTCAGCAGCAGCTGCTTTTTTCTCAGGTAACAGTATTTCAAGATCTCAGCCTCTGAATTCATTGTATTCTAGCGGTGGATTTCTGCCTTCTTTAGCTGCCATGCAATCACAAGGTGTCAACCAACCCAGTAATAGCCCATTTGGTGGTACTAGTAATACAGTACTGTTGCAAGGTTTCCATAATCTTCCTAAGGAGCCACAACAAAGTGGTTTTTACCAAATGGTCAATAAAGAAAAGTCTAATGAATCATCCTTTTACCTATCTGATCAAACCCTGCAATTTCAACCTACAAGGCCTATGGGTTCTTGGACACAGAGgttcatcaacaacaacatggatTCTTGGAACAGCTCCGCCGGCAGCAGCAGCGGCAGCGGAGGAGCTACCAACAGCACCACCGCTGGTTCATCTCTCAGCCCTAATCAGTGGCCTGATATGCCGGGGTTCGGCCCATCTCCATGA
- the LOC138884202 gene encoding uncharacterized protein gives MTSRKLRPYFQCHPITVVTAYPLRNILYKHEFSGRLAKWAIELSKYDITYQPRTAIKSQVLADFVADFSQGMQLEAEKELQVFNGSNSRIWTLFTDGSSNVKGTSLGIILVPPTGYEAVIVGLELAMELGINQIVIKSDSKLVVNQMLGTYTAREAQMQQYLEKYSI, from the exons atgacatctagaaaactaaggccttattttcaatgtcaccctattaccgtagtaactgcttatccattacgcaatatattaTACAAGCATGAGTTTtcaggtaggttagccaaatgggctatagaattaagcaAATATGACATCACATACCAGCCTAGAACCGCGATAAAGTCTCAAgtgttagcagattttgtggctgattttagccaaggaatgcaattagaagcagaaaaagaattacaggtgttcaacGGATCTAATTCGAGAATTTGGACCTTGTttactgatggctcatctaatgtaaaGGGGACAAGCTTAGGGATtattttggtaccacctacgg ggtatgaagctgtgattgtaggtttagaactggcaATGGAACTCGGCATTAATCAGATtgtaatcaaaagcgattcgaagcttgtagttaaccaaatgctggggacttatacagccagggaagcacAAATGCAACAATATTTAGAGAAG tactcgatctag
- the LOC138884203 gene encoding uncharacterized protein, whose product MGDKVRWPKKMRSNPNRRNSDHWCEFQNDHGHKTVDCRLLQGEVDHLLKQGYLTELFSEKDKQQYTKNSQEPPKPPSPKRTVNVISGGEEINGVMYTAANKVSKVTITHGKRVQHVLEEESITFDDADVDDMSSVNIILLRVLHEMQVEEKLVPKAHTLSGFDNSSVMTKGEITLTTFAEGVIKDTKFQVVEMEMAYNMILGRPWIHEMDVVPSTLHQVIKLPSPWGIRQICADQ is encoded by the exons ATGGGCGATAAGGTgcgttggccaaagaaaatgagatcaaatccaaacaggcgcaattCTGATCACTGGTGCGAATTTCAAAACGATCATGGTCATAAAACGGTAGACTGCAGATTGCTACAAGGCGAAGTTGATCATCTATTAAAGCAAGGGTATCTCACTGAATTATTCAGTGAGAAAGATAAGCAACAATACACGAAGAACAGTCAGGAGCCCCCTAAACCTccttctcccaaaaggaccgTTAATGTTATAAGCGGGGGCGAAGAAATCAATGGTGTAATGTACACAGCAGCCAATAAAGtttccaaagtcacaattacccaTGGGAAGCGGGTGCAACATGTCTTAGAGGAAGAAAGCATTacgtttgatgatgcagatgtggatgatat gAGTTCTGTGAACATTATTCTGCTAAGAGTACTGCATGAGATGCAAGTTGAAGAAAAACtagtaccaaaggcgcatactttgTCTGGATTCGACAATTCCAGCGTTATGACGAAAGGGGAGATAACACTTACTACATTTGCAGAAGGGGTtatcaaagatacaaagtttcaggtggtagagatggagatggcttacaatatgattctcgggagaccatggatccacgagatggatgtcgttccgtctaccttacatcaagttattaaacttccatcaccatggggaatacgTCAAATCTGTGCGGATCAATAG